In a genomic window of Suricata suricatta isolate VVHF042 chromosome 12, meerkat_22Aug2017_6uvM2_HiC, whole genome shotgun sequence:
- the LOC115274358 gene encoding olfactory receptor 7A17-like has protein sequence MEASNETEYSMFLLLGFSEEPGLQPVIFGLFLSMYLITVLGNVLITLAISTDPNLHTPMYFFLANLSLIDICFTSTTVPKMLWNIWTQSQVITHAACITQIYFLILFAVLDVFLLSVMAYDRFVAICHPLHYTVTMNPRLCGWLVLVSWIMCILNSLLQSLMTLRLSFCAHLHIPHFFCELNQMLQLACSDTFLNNLVMYLAAVFLAGGPFIGILYSYSKIVSSICGISSAQGKYKAFSTCASHLSVVSLFYCTMLGVYLSSAATHSSRSSATASVMYTVVTPMLNPFIYSLRNKDMQRALKAFLGKETLTWPIVIRLKKWL, from the coding sequence ATGGAAGCAAGCAATGAGACAGAATATTCaatgtttcttcttctgggattttcaGAGGAACCAGGACTGCAGCCTGTCATATTTGGACTTTTCCTCTCCATGTACCTGATCACTGTGCTTGGAAATGTGCTCATCACCttggccatcagcacagaccccaacctccacacgcccatgtacttcttcctcgccAACCTGTCCCTGATagacatctgcttcacctccaccaccGTCCCGAAGATGCTGTGGAACATCTGGACTCAAAGCCAAGTCATAACCCACGCAGCTTGCAtcacacagatttattttctcatactcTTTGCTGTGCTGGATGTCTTCCTCCTGagtgtgatggcctatgaccgtttCGTGGCCATCTGCCACCCCCTGCACTACACAGTCACCATGAACCCCCGGCTGTGTGGATGGCTGGTTCTGGTGTCCTGGATCATGTGTATCCTAAATTCTCTGTTACAAAGTTTAATGACATTGCGGCTTTCCTTCTGTGCACACTTGCACATCCCCCACTTTTTTTGTGAACTTAATCAGATGCTCCAACTTGCCTGTTCTGACACCTTTCTTAATAACTTGGTGATGTATCTTGCAGCTGTCTTTTTGGCAGGTGGTCCCTTCATTGGGATCCTTTACTCTTACTCTAAGATAGTTTCCTCTATATGTGGGATCTCATCAGCTCAgggaaaatataaagcattttccacctGTGCATCTCATCTGTCTGTTGTCTCCTTATTTTATTGCACAATGCTTGGTGTGTACCTTAGCTCTGCTGCTACCCACAGCTCACGGTCAAGTGCAACCGCCTCAGTGATGTACACGGTGGTCacacccatgctgaaccccttcatctacagcctgaggaacaaagaCATGCAAAGGGCTCTGAAAGCATTCCTTGGGAAGGAGACCCTTACATGGCCAATTGTCATAAGATTGAAGAAGTGGCTATGA
- the LOC115273767 gene encoding olfactory receptor-like protein OLF4, translating into MEPGNDTQISKFLLLGFSEEPELQPLIFGLFLSMYLISVFGNLLIILAVSSDFHLHTPMYFFLANLSLVDICFTSTTVPKMLWNIQTQSKVITYADCITQVYFFTLFAGLDMFLLTVMAYDRFVAICHPLHYTVIMNHRLCGLLVLMSWIMSVLNSLLQTSMVSGLSFCTEEEIPHFFCELNEMVQLACSDTFLNTLMMYLISVLLGGASLAGILYSYSKIASSIHGISSTHGKYKAFSTCASHLSVVSLFYCTILGVYLSSAATQSSHSSAVASVMYTVVTPMLNPFIYSLRNRDIKRAVKRIVGVSVM; encoded by the coding sequence ATGGAACCAGGAAATGATacacaaatttcaaaatttctgCTTCTGGGATTTTCAGAGGAACCAGAATTACAGCCCCTCATCTTTGGGCTTTTCCTCTCCATGTACCTGATCTCTGTATTTGGGAACCTGCTCATCATATTGGCCGTCAGCTCTGACTTCCACCTCcacacgcccatgtacttcttcctcgccAATCTGTCCCTTGTagacatctgcttcacctccaccaccGTCCCCAAGATGCTGTGGAACATCCAGACTCAGAGCAAAGTCATAACCTATGCAGACTGCATCACACAGGTGTATTTTTTCACACTCTTTGCAGGATTAGACATGTTTCTCCTgactgtgatggcctatgaccgctttgtggccatctgtcaccccctCCACTACACAGTCATCATGAACCACCGGCTCTGTGGTCTGCTGGTTCTGATGTCCTGGATCATGAGTGTCCTGAATTCCTTGTTACAGACCTCAATGGTGTCTGGACTGTCCTTCTGTACAGAAGAGGAAATcccccactttttctgtgaactcaATGAGATGGTCCAACTTGCCTGTTCTGACACCTTTCTTAATACCTTGATGATGTATCTTATCTCTGTGCTGCTAGGTGGTGCTTCCCTAGCTGGGATCCTTTACTCTTACTCTAAGATAGCTTCCTCCATACATGGGATCTCATCAACACATGGAAAGTACAAAGCATTTTCCACCTGTGCGTCTCACCTCTCCGTTGTCTCCTTGTTTTATTGTACCATCCTGGGAGTGTACCTTAGCTCTGCTGCCACCCAGAGCTCCCACTCCAGTGCTGTAGCCTCAGTGATGTACACGGTGGTCacacccatgctgaaccccttcatctacagcctgaggaacagagacataaAGAGGGCTGTGAAAAGAATCGTTGGGGTTTCAGTGATGTAA